A stretch of DNA from Micromonospora peucetia:
GCGCGGGGCTGGGAGGGGGAGGGAGGGGAGGGGGAGGGCGGGGAGGGAGTTAGCGGGGTTGGAGGTGCCAGGGGGTGCCGTAGGCAGTCAGGAGGTCCAGGAAGGGGCGTGGGGGGAAGGCTTCGGGGCCCAGTACGCCGGTGTCGGACCAGGCGCCGGTGGCGAGCAGTTCCAGGGCGATGACCGGGTTCACCGCCGTCTGCCAGACGACTGCCTGATGGCCGTACTCCCGCATGGACCACTCGTTGTCGACGACGTGGTAGAGGTAGACCTTCCGGGGCCGCCCGTCGGTCCCGGTGCCGGTCACGTACGTGCCGGCGCAGGTCCTGCCGTGCATCCGGTCGCCCAGGGTCGCCGGGTCGGGCAGGCAGGCGGCCACGACGTCGCGGGGCGACACTGACACGTCGCCGATCTGGACCGGTGCGACGGAGTCCAGGCCCAGCCGGTGCAGCGTCTTGAGCACCTCGATGAACTCGTTGCCGAGGCCGTACTTGAAGGTGACCCGCCGGGCCGGGACCCAGCGCGGGATGAGCAGCACCTCCTCGTGCTCGACGTTCACGCACTCGACCGGGCCGATCCCTTCCGGGAAATCGAAGATCTCCGGCTCGGAGAACGGCGGGGTGGTGTACCAGCCGCGTCCGGCTTCCCAGACGACGGGCGGGTTGAGGCACTCCTCGATGGTGGTCCAGATGGAGAACGACGGCGCGAAGGCGTAACCGTCGACGGTCAGGTTGGCGCCGTCGCGTACGCCGATCTCGTCGATCTCGGCGAAGAGTTCGTCGGCGGCGTAGCGGGCGAAGACATCCGACAGTCCCGGTTCGACGCCCATGCCGCAGAGCGCGAGCCGGCCGGCCGCCGACCACCGGTCGGACACGGCGAACTGGTCGTCGCCGAGCTTGACGCCGGTCTCCTCGTACGGTCGGAGCGGGTGCGGGTGGGACAGCGACATGGCCATGTCGAGGTAGTCGGTGCCGGCCGCGAACGCCCCGTCGAAGACCGACATGACGAAGCGCGGGTCGACGGCGTTGAACACGTGGGTGATCCGGTGTGCACGGCAGAGCGCGGCGATCTGGTCGGCCGAGCCGGCGTCGACGGTGGCGGCGACGAAGCGGTCGCCGTGGCCCGCCACGGCGCGGGCCGCGCGGTCGGCGTCGTGGTCGGCCACGACCACGGTCTCGAAGAAGGAGCGGCGGGCCGCGATGGCGACGGCGGCGGAACCGACCCCACCGGCGCCGACGAGCAGGATCCGCATCAGGAATCAAACCCCAAACCAAGACGGTCGAGCGTACGGAGCCAGAGGTTGCGCCGGCCCTCGTGCGCGTCGGCGCGGGCCAGGGACCACCGGGTGAGCTGGATGCCGGTGGTCCGCAGCGGCTCCGGCGGGAACGGCAGCGGTTTGCGGCGTACCAGGTCGAGCCGGGTCAGCGGGGTCGGTTCGCCGGCCAGCAGGTCGAGCAGCACGCGGGCCCCGAACCGGGTCGCGCCGACGCCGAGACCGGTGTAGCCGGCGGCGTACGCGAGCCGACCGTCGTACGCGGTGCCGAAGAACGGGCAGAACCGGGTGCAGGTGTCGATGACGCCGCCCCAGCGGTGGCTGAAGCGCACGTCGGCGAGCTGCGGGAACGTGGTGAAGAAGTGTGCGGCGAGGGCGGTGAAGGTGGCCGGTCGTTGGGCCAGTTCCGGGGCCATCCGGTTGCCGTGGTGGTAGACGGCGTCGTAGCCGCCGAAGAGGATCCGCCCGTCGCCGGTGATCCGGTAGTAGTGGAACTGGTTGCCGGTGTCGGCGAGTCCCTGCCGGTTGCGCCAGCCGACCGCGTCGCGCTGCTGCGGGGTGAGCGGCTCGGTCATCAGCGCGTAGTCGTAGACCGGCACGACGTACGCCCGCAGCCGGCGCAGCAGCGGCGGGAACGCGTTGGTGGCGAGCACCACCCGCCGCGCCCGCACCGAACCGGGAACGCCGTGACCACCCGGATCGCCACGTCTGAACGCCGGATCGCCGTGACCACCCGGATCGCCGTGGCCGGACGCCGGATCGCCGCGTCCGGGTGGTACGCCGAGGGTGCTGGCCCGCAGCGCGGCCCCGTCCCGCCGCAGCCCGGTGACCCGGGTGTGCTCGTGCACCCGTACGCCGAGTTCCCGGCAGGCGCGGCGCAACCCCCAGGCCAGCCTCGCCGGGTCCAGCATGGCTACCCGGTCGCGGTCCCACAGCCCACCGAGGTACGTCGGCGAGTCCACCTCGGCGCGTACCTCGGCCCGGTCGAGCAGCCGCACGTCGTGGCCGTACCGGCGGGCCAGCGCGGCATCCTCGGCGAGGCCGGCGAGCTGGTACGGCTGCACCGCGACGGACAGCTCACCGGTGCGCTCGAAGTCGCAGTCGATGCCGTACTCCTCGACGGTCGCCTCGATGGCGGCCAGGTTCTCCCGGCCGAGCCGCTCCAGCACGTCGATCTCGTCGGGGAAACGCTCGACGCCGTTGGCCAGGCCGTGGGTGAGCGAGGCGGCGCAGAACCCGCCGTTACGGCCGGACGCGGCCCAGCCGCAGGTGCCCGCCTCGACAAGCAGCACGTCGCGGCCGGGGTCGTCCTGCTTGGCGAGCAGCGCCGTCCAGAGGCCGCTGTAGCCGCCGCCGACGACCAGCAGGTCGGTGTCGGTGCCGCCGTACAGCGGCGGCAGCGGGTCGGGGCGTTCCGGGCGGTCGAGCCAGTACGGCACGCGTGTCGCGTCGGCGAGCGCCGGACCGGTAGGCGGACCGGTGCGCCGGCCGATACGCGGGCCGGTGAACGGGCCGATGCGCGGGCCGGTGAACGGGCCGGTCATGCCGGGTGCCGCCCCGGCGCGCCGCCCGCCGGTGCGGTCTTCCCGAGGTCGGCGCGACGGCCCCGCCGCCCGCGCAGGGTGCTGGTCAGCACCAGCAGCAGCGCGACCACGAACATCGCGGTACCGATGACGTTGACCTGCGGCGGGATGCCCCGCTGGGCGGCTCCCCAGACGTACATCGGGAACGTGACGGTGGTGCCGGCGTTGAAGTTCGTGACGATGAAGTCGTCGAAGGAGAGCGAGAACGCGAGCAGCGCGGCGGCCACGATGCCGGGCAGCGCCAGCGGCAGGGTGATCCGCCGGAAGGTCTGCCACTCGCTCGCGTAGAGGTCCATCGCGGCCTCCTCCAGCCGGGTGTCCATCCCGGCCAGCCGCGCCTTGACGGTGACCACCACGAACGACACGCAGAACATCACGTGTGCGACGACGATGGTCCAGAAGCCCTGCGGCACCCCGGCGGAGACGAAGAGGGCGAGCAGCGAGGTGCCCATCACCAGCTCGGGGGTGGCCATCGGCAGGAAGATCAGCACGTTGATCCCGGAGCGGCCACGGAACCGGTGCCGGGCCAGCGCGAACGCCATCAGGGTGCCGAGAACCGTGGCGACCACGGTGGCGATGAAACCGATCTGGACGCTACGTACCACCGCGTCGCACATGTCGGAGGTGGCGCACGGGTTGCGCCAGTTGTCGAGGGTGAACTCGTTGAAGTCGTACGACAGGCGGCTGGACGGGCGGTTGAAGGACAGCGCGGCGACCACGGCGATCGGCAGGAGGAGATAGCCGAGCACCAGCAGCGCCACGCCCGTCACCCAGCGGTCGGCCAGCCAGCGAAAGATCCGCGCGCTCACAGGAGCCGTCTCTCGTTCGCGACTGCGGTGCTCCGCTTCGCTGCACTCCTCGCGCTCACAGGACCTCCTCGGTGCCGGCCCGGCGCAGGTAGCCGAAGACCACCGCGAGGATCGCCGCCATCAGCAGGAACGACAGGGCCGCGCCCTGCGGGTAGTCCAACCGGACCAGGAACGCCGAGTCGATGACGTTGCCGATCATGTACTCGTTGGGGGTGCCGAGCAGTTCGGCGTTGATGTAGTCGCCGCTGGCCGGGATGAAGAACAGCAGCGTGCCGGCGACCAGGCCCGGCATGGACAGCGGCAGCGTGACCCTGCGGAACGCCCGCAACGGGCTGGCGTAGAGGTCGCCGGCCGCCTCCAGCAGCCGGGGGTCCAGCCGCTCCAGGCTCGCGTACAGCGGCAGCACCAGGAAGGGCAGGAAGTTGTACGTCAGGCCGAGCACCACCGCGACGGGGGTGGCCAGCAGCCGGCCGTCGGGGGCGAGCAGGTGCACGTCGCGCAGCAGCCCGACGAGCCAGCCGTTGTCCGACAGGATCGTCTTCCACGCCAGGGTGCGCACCAGGAAACTGGTGAACATCGGCGCGACCACGCAGACCAGCAGCAGGTTCTTCCACCGCCCGGCCTTCTGCGCGATGGCGTACGCCAGCGGGTAGCCCGCCAGCAGCGCCAGCACCAGCGCGGCCCCGGCGTAACCGAAGGACCGCACGAACTGCGGCCAGTACGCGGCGAGCGCGTCCGGGTAGTTGCCGAACGCCCAGGTCATCGCGTAGCCGGTGGCGAGCGAGCCGGCGGGGTCGTAGAGGCTGGCGGCGGCGAGCTGGAACAGCGGCACCGCGAAGAAGAGGAACAGCCAGGCCGCCGCGGGCAGCAGCAGGAGGTACGGCAGGAGGCGGTGCCGCCCGGGTCGGCGGGGTGGCGGTGCCGTCCGCCGGCCCGACCCGGTGGGCAGGTGCGCGAGGGCGCTCATGTCGCCGCCTCGCTGCGCTCACCGGCGTCACGAGCTACAGCCGCACAGCGCTGACCGGTTCGCTCGCTGCGCTCGTTCACGTCGCCGCCTCGTTGCGCTCGTTCACGAGGGTGTACCTACCGGCTCGTCGAGCACCGGCGTGGCCGGGTCGGGTTCGCGGGGTCCGCGGGCCAGCAGGAAGGCGTGCCGCGGGTCCCAGTACGCCACCGTCTCCGCGCCCACCGGCAGCGGACCGGTCGCGCCGCTGTTGGCCACGAAGGCGGACAGCTCGCCGCCCCAGTCGGTACGCAGCAGGTACTGGGTGCTCACCCCCACGTAGGAGGCGTCGGTGACCACCCCGGTGACGTGCTGGCATCCGGCGGGGACCTGGTCGGCGGAGTCGACCAGGTGCAGCTTCTCCGGGCGTACGCCCAGGTGGACCGGCCCCCGGTCGGCCCGGGCGCGGCCGGCGGGCACCGAGAAGCGACGGCCGTACGCCGACACCGCCACCTCGTCCCCGCCCGCGCCGGCCGCCTCCCCGGCGAGCAGGTTGGACTGGCCGAGGAAACTCGCCACGAACGCCGTGGCCGGGTATTCGTAGAGGTCGGCGGGGGCGCCGAGCTGCTCGATCCGCCCGGCGTTCATCACCGCGACGGTGTCGGCCATCGTCATGGCCTCCTCCTGGTCGTGGGTGACGTGCACGAACGTGATGCCGACCTCGGTCTGGATCCGCTTCAGTTCGAGCTGCATCCGCCGGCGCAGCTTCAGGTCCAGCGCGCCGAGCGGCTCGTCCAGCAGCAGCACCTGCGGCCGGTTGACCAGGGCGCGGGCCAGGGCGACCCGCTGCTGCTGCCCGCCGGAGAGCTGGGCGGGGCGACGGTGGCCGTAGTCGTCGAGTTGCACCAACGCGAGCATTCCCATGACCTCGTCGTCGACGGAGCGGATGCCCCGCCGACGCAGGCCGAACGCCACGTTCTCGAAGACGTTCAGGTGCGGGAAGAGCGCGTAACTCTGGAAGACCGTGTTCACCGGCCGCTTGTACGGGCGCAGCCGGGTGACGTCCCGGTCGCCGAGCAGCACCTGCCCGCCGGTCGGCTCCTCCAGGCCGGCGATCATTCGCAGGGTGGTGGTCTTGCCGCAGCCGGACGCGCCGAGCAGGGCGAAGAACGAGCCCTGCGGAACGGTCAGGCTGAGGTCGTCCACCGCGGTGACGGTGCCGAACCGCTTGGTGAGGTTGGCCAGCCGCAGGTCGCCGGCCGGGGTCTCGCGCCCCGCAGTCGTCCCACCCATCCCGCTCACGCCCCGATGACCTGCTGGAACTTGCCTTCGTACTCGCGTTCCTGCTTCTCGTCCAGCGCCATGAAGACCGTGGACTTCGCGAGGATGGCGTCGTCGGGGAAGACCAGCGGGTTGGCGGCCAACGCCGGATCGATCTTCTCCATCTCGGCCCTGGCACCCTGGACGGGGCAGATGTAGTTGACGAACGCGGCGAGCCGGGCGGCGACCGCCGGCTCGTAGTAGTAGTTGACGAGCTGTTCGGCGTTGCCCTTGTGGGTGGCCCGGTTCGGCACCACCACGTTGTCCGACCAGATCATCACCCCGGATTCGGGCACCACGAATTTGATCTTGTCGTCGTCGAAGCCGAGCTGGATGGCGTCGCCGGACCAGCCGATGCACGCGGCGATGTCGCCCTTGGCGAGGTCCGGCGCGTAGTCGTTGCCGGTGAACCGGCGGATCTGGCCGGAGTCGACGGCCTTCTTCAGCTTGTTGATGGCATCGTCGAACTGGGCGGCGGTGAAGTTCGCCGGGTCGTGGCCGTTGGACTGGAGCAGCAGGCCCATGGTGTCCCGCATCTCGGACAGCGCGGTCACCTTGCCCTTGAGGTCGGGGCGGGTGAGCAGTTCGTCGACCGTCCGGAGCTCCTTGGTCACCCTGCCGTTGTAGGCGAGGCCGGCCAGCCCGGTCTGCCACGGGATGGCGAGCTGGTTGTCCTTGTCGAAGGACCGGCCGCGCAGCGAGGGCAGCAGGTTGGCCTCGACGTTGGGCAGCTTCGACCTGTCCAGCTTCTGGATCCAGCCGAGGCGGATCATGCGCGCCGCCATCCAGTCGGTGAGGACCATGATGTCCCGCCCCGTCGACTGGCACCCCGCGAGCTGGTTCTGCACCTTGCCGAAGAACTCGTTGTTGTCGTTGACGTCCTCGGTGTAGGCGACCTTGATTCCGCTCTTCGCGACGAACGCGTCGAGGGTCGGCCGCTCTGACTCATCCTTGTCGTCCACGTCCATGTACTGCGGCCAGTTGGAGAATGTCAGCGTCTTCTCGGTGCCGGACAGGTCCTCGCTGACGCAGCCGGCCTCCGTCTGGGTGGCCGCCTTGGTGCCGCAGCCGGCCACCGAGCCGCCCGCGGCGAGCAGCGCGGCCGAGCCGAGGGTGCCGGTCAGCAGGCCACGCCGGGTGAGGGGCCGAAAGGGAGTTCGCATGTGACGACTCCTTGAGGTCATCGTCGGCGAGCGGGCGGGGGTGGCGCGCCGGCGGGAGGTCAGGTGCGGTGAACGACTGATCCTGACATGAGGAAACCTCTCTTACAAGGGATTCCGTTGCGTGAATAGCGATGTACGACGAAATACGCCAGACTGCGCGGTGGCACTAGGCTCAGCCGGGATTGAACATGGGGAGCGGTCTATGACGAACCGGCAGCACGACAACGGCAACGGCGGACGGCGGGTCACCGTACGCGGGGGTACCAACCACGTCCTGCTCGACGACGTGGCGAAGCAGATCATCGAACAGCTCCAGGAGGACGGCCGCCGCCCGTACGCGACCATCGGGAAGGCGGTCGGGCTCTCCGAGGCGGCGGTACGTCAGCGGGTGCAGCGACTGCTCGACGCCGGCGTGATGCAGATCGTCGCGGTGACCGACCCGCTCCAGCTCGGTTTCCCCCGCCAGGCCATGATCGGGCTACGCACCGACGGCGACCTGGAGGCCGTCGCCGACCGCCTCGCCGAGTTGGAGGAGGTCGACTACGTGGTGATCACCGCCGGCTCGTTCGACCTGCTGACCGAGGTGGTCTGCCGCAACGACGACCACCTGCTGGAGATCCTGCAACGGCTGCGGGCGGTCGACGGTGTGCTCTCCACCGAGGCGTTCGTCTACCTGAAGCTGCGCAAGCAGACATACACCTGGGGCACCGCCTGAGCGATGCGGCGCCAAGCTGAGCGATGCAGCCCCGAGCTGAGCGGTGCGGCACCCGGGGCGGCCGGCGTGGTCAGGCCCGCTGCCGCGCGGTCAGGCCCACGAACGCCCGCCAGGCGTCTGGGGCGAAGGTGAGCGTGCCACCGGCGCGGTCCTTGCTGTCCCGCACGAACACCTGACCGGGCAGGTTGTCGGCAACCTCGACGCAGTCGCCGCCGTTGTTGCTGCTGCGGGTCGCGGTGTGCCAGCGGGCGGCGGTCATGTCCATGTCGTCGCCACTTCCCTGATCAGCTCGATCGACCGGCGTCGCGGCAGCGCCTCGCCCGCGACGCTCTCCCATCTGGCGCCCAGGCTAGCAATGTCGGCACTCTCGGTCACCACCTGACCGCGTAATTGGTTGTCCACATAGGCCGTCTCGACGCCGTCGGGCAGCCGGATCAGGACGAACGGCCCGGCGAGCCCGGTGTGCCACGGCGCCTCGGCGGGAATAACCCGGACCTGCACGTGCTCCTGCGCGGCGACCGCCAGCAGGTGGGCCAACTGTCCGGCCATCACCGCCCGATCGCCGACCCGCCGGCGTAGCACCACCTCGTCGATCACGGCGACGAGCTGCGGCGGCGCGTCCCGGGCCAGGACCGACTGCCGGGCCAGCCGACCGCGCACGATCTCGTCGGCCTCCGCCGCCGGGAGCAGGCCGCCCGTCGCCAGCACCGCGCGGGCGTACCCCTCGGTCTGGAGCAGGCCCGGCACGAGCAGCGGCTGGTAGGACCGGATTGAGATGGCGTCCTGCTCCAACTCGGCCCAGGGGCGGAACCACGGCAGGTCGCGGCGGCGGAACGGCTCGGGCCACAGCTCAGCGGCATCCCGGCCGAGGACCTCGGCGACGGCCAGCCGGGTCCTGGGGTGCGGGATCCGGCCCGCCGTCAGCCAGCGGCCCGCCGTCTTCGGGTCGACGTCCACCTTCTCCGCCAACGACTCGGCCGTCTCGCCCTTCTCGGCCATCGCCACCCGCAGCGCCTCGTTCACATCCAACCTCCCGCCGACATCACACTCCGGCGCACGATAGCCACGCATCGTGTCCACACCTGCCGCCTGCCGGCGTGTCGGCCAGGACCTGTTTCGAGCACTTCAGCTCGCGCCACGAGCGCCCCAAAAAGGCCCCACCCGCGTCCACACCCAGCCCTATCGACGCCACTCCGGCCGAGCCCGGAGCGGCACCCCCTCCCTCTCCCCGCAACCTCCCCCCTCCTCCCCCTCCTCCCTCCCCTCCTCCCCGTGCCCTCCCCGCGCCCTCCCCCTCCCTGCTCGGCGATCTTGCACTTTCGGTCCACCTTTTGCAGCACTACGCGAAGAATGCCGGGGCTGAAAGTGCAAGATCGCCGAGGAAGTCGCGCGGGGCGAGCGTCGGCTCCTGCCGGATGGGCGCATGGATGGGGCAGCTCGACAGCGTTCGCCCGACTAGGCCGTTGGAGTCGGCGCAGGCGCGATCGGCTGTACGGAATCCGTTGCTTTCAGGAGCAATGTTGACTGATTCCGTCGCCAGATCGCCCACTGGCGATCGATCTCACTTGCGCCCATTCAACGGGCTGTGGGATAACCAAGGGCAGAGCGGCCGATGTCACCCCTGACCGGCCCGAGACCCGATGGGGCTGACATGGCCGACGCCACCGACCACCTCTGGATGCACTTCACCCGGATGGCGAGCTACTCCGCCGGAGAGGTGCCGACCATCGTGCGCGGCGAGGGCGCGTATGTCTGGGACGCCCGGGGCCGGCGCTACCTGGACGGGCTCGCCGGGCTCTTCGTCGTCAACGCCGGCCACGGACGCGCCGAGCTGGCCGAGGCCGCCGCCAAGCAGGCGGGCGAGCTGGCCTACTTCCCCCTCTGGTCGTACGCCCACCCGAAGGCGATCGAGCTGGCCGAGCGGATCGCCGCGCTCGCCCCCGGCGACCTGAACCGGGTCTTCTTCACCACCGGCGGCTCGGAGGCCGTCGAGGCGGCGTGGAAGCTGGCCCGGGCCTACTTCAAGCGCACCGGCAAGCCGAACAAGCACAAGGTGATCAGCCGTTTCCTCGCCTACCACGGCACCTCGATGGGCGCGTTGTCGATCACCGGGCTGCCCGGCATCAAGAGCGACTTCGAGCCGCTGGTGCCCGGCGCCGTCAAGGTGCCGAACACCAACTTCTACCGCGCTCCTGAGCACGGCGACTCCCCCGAGGCGTTCGGCCGCTGGGCCGCCGACGAGATCGGCCGGGCGATCGAGCGGGAGGGGCCGGACACCGTCGCCGCCGTGTTCCTGGAGCCGGTGCAGAACTCCGGCGGCTGCTTCCCGCCGCCGCCCGGCTACTTCGAGCGGGTCCGCGAGATCTGCGACGCGTACGACGTGCTGCTCGTCTCCGACGAGGTGATCTGCTCGTGGGGCCGGCTGGGTGAATACTTCGGCGCCGTCCGGTACGGCTACCAGCCGGACGTCATCACCACCGCCAAGGGCATCACCTCCGGCTACGCGCCGCTCGGCGCGATGATCGCCAGCGACCGGCTGATGGAGCCGTTCCTCACCGAGACCGGCATGTTCGCCCACGGGGTGACGTTCGGCGGGCACCCGGTCTCCTGCGCGGTGGCGCTGGCCAACCTGGAGGTCTTCGCCCGGGAGGACCTGACCGGGCACGTCCGGGCCAACGAGGCGGCGTTCCGCGCCACCCTGGAGAAGCTGCACGACCTGCCGATCGTCGGCGACGTACGCGGCGACGGCTACTTCTACGGCATCGAACTGGTCAAGGACAAGACCACCCGGGCGACCTTCGACGAGGCCGAGTCCGAACGGCTGCTGCGCGGCTTCCTGTCCACGGCGCTGTTCTCCGCCGGGCTCTACTGCCGGGCCGACGACCGGGGCGACCCCGTCGTGCAGCTCGCCCCGCCGCTGATCGCCGGGCAGGAGCAGTTCGACGAGATCGAGCAGATTCTGCGCGGCGTGCTCACCGAGGCCTGGTCACGCCTGTAGACCCCGGCCGGCGCGACGGGTCAGTGGTTCGGGGGGATGACGCGGAGGTGCCCTCGGCGACCCGTCTGTGGGGTCGAGTTGGGAGTCTCTTTGCCCTCCGGCGGGCGGGGAGCCACCGGGCGGGCGGCCTCGCGGACGGCCTCGGCGAGGGCGACCAGGTCGTCGGTGGTGGGCGGCGGGGGCTCGAACTCGCCCTCGTGCCGGACCACGTCCCAACCGCGCGGCGCCGTCAGGCTCCGGGCGTGCGGCTCACAGAGGTCGTACGTGTGCGGCTCGGCGAATGCCGCCAGGGGGCCGACCACCGCTGTCGACTCGTTGTAGACATAGGTCAACGTGGCGACCGCTTGCCGGGGGCAGCCGTTACGGGAGCAGCGCCGTGGTGACCTCACGGCGGCAGGGTATCCCCATTACCGGGTCCGGCGCACTGGTTCGCGTTGCGACACGCCCGTCGCGGTGATCACAATTCGGCCGGCGTGGCCGCGCCGCGCCGCGCCGGTGGCGCTGCCACCGGCCAGGTCGGTGCGGGCGCTAACCTTTCCTCATGACAAGCCCGGAACACCGCCGCCCCGGCCCCGGCCGGCGCGCCCACCGCGACCGGCACGGGCGCGGTCTGCGCGGGCGGCTGGTGCCGGCGACGGTCCCGTTGGCGCGTACGAAGGCGGAGATCTTCGACGACCTGGTGCTGGACACGGTCGAGACCCTCGAACGGCGGTTCGCCAAGGAGTTGGCCGGGGTCGAGTTCGCGGTGGAGGACGTCCCACCGGACCTCAACGTCTACGACTCCGACGTGCTGGAGGACGGCGAGGTGCCGCTCGCCCGGCTGCTGCCCGGTCGGCCCGGCCGGCAGGAGGTTCCCCCGCGGATCGTGCTCTACCGCCGGCCGTTGGAGTTCCGTGCGATGGACCGCGAGGACCTCGCGGATCTCGTGCACGACGTGATCATCGAACAGGTGGCCAATCTGCTCGGGGTTGACCCCGACGAGTTGGCCTGAACCGTCGCGCCTGAGCCGGGCGGCCCCCACCGCCCCGGCCCGGGCAACGCTCAGGCGGCCCGCCGCTTGAGCTTGCGCCGCTCCCGTTCCGAGAGCCCACCCCAGATCCCGAACCGCTCGTCGTGGCCGAGAGCGTATTCGAGGCATTCCGTCTTCACCTCGCAGCGCGAGCAGATCCGCTTCGCCTCGCGGGTCGAGCCGCCCTTCTCGGGAAAGAACGCCTCCGGGTCGGTCTGGGAGCAGAGCGCCCGCTCCTGCCACTCCGGCGCGTTTCCGAGCAGGTCGGCCACCTCAAGCTGGCCGTCCATCAGATGCCTCCTTGTCGCGCACCGGCGTCATCGCCGCTGCAACCCCCCACGCGGAAGGCGTGCTTGTCCGTACGGTCCTGTTTTGTTGCGTTCCGTGCGAACAACCCCATTCAAATTACACGCGTGTAATGCGTGCGCCGTCAAGCCGAACTTGATAATGGAGTCGCCCTCCCGACAAACACTCCGGACGGCCACCCGGCCACCCGGCCCTCGCAACCTGCCCTATCGATTCAGACCCCGGCCGAGTAACGCCCTCTCCGGCGAGTTGCCCGAGTTTTCTCCCGTGGCGCTTCCCCGTCGACCCGGGCGGGCGGGTCTACGGAGGCCCGGGAAAGTCACCCACCACGATCCGTTGATCTTGGTGGGGCACAGGTTAACCCGAGTTGGCGCGGACCGCCCGTCAAGCCGGGAACGTCGATGCCGCTCCGCCCACGATGTGGACGGGACGCGGCGACGGACCGACATCCCCCGGGTCGTGGACAGCCGCCGACGCGCTGCTGGACCGGACGAATCCGACCGTCTGTCCACTCCCGACAGAAATCCCGCCGTACGACACCCGATCGTCCCACCCAGCGGTACGTCACTCGGCGGGCGGCGCCGCTAGGGTCGAGGGCTGCCGTACGCGGTCGTACGCCTGCGGGCCGGCCGTCCGGCCGCCGACGCGATGGCGATCAACTGCTCCTCCGTACGCGCCGAGCCGTTGCCGGAACCAGCCATCCGGGAGATCGTCTCCTCCATCAGCGTGCCGCCCAGGTCGTTGCAGCCGCCCCGGAGCATCGCCGCCGTACCCTCGTCGCCGAGCTTCACCCACGAGCACTGGATGTTGTCGATCCGGCCGTGCAGCAGCAGCCGGGCCATCGCGTGCACCACCCGGTTCTCCCGCCACGTCGGCCCCGGTCGGGCGATGCCGGCCAGGTAGATCGGCGCGTTCGTGTGCACGAACGGCAGCGCCACGAACTCGGTGAACCCACCGGTACGGTCCTGCAACCCGGCCAGCACCCGGAAGTGCGCGAGCCACTGCCCGGGATGGTCGACGTGGCCGTACATCATCGTGGAGCTGGACCGGATGCCCAGCTCGTGGGCCGTGCCGACCACGTCGACCCAGGCGGCGGCCGGCAGCTTGCCCTTGGTGAGCACCCACCGCACGTCGTCGTCGAGGATCTCCGCGGCGGTGCCCGGGATGGTGTCCAGCCCGGCCTCGCGCAGCCCGGTCAGCCACTCCCGCACGGACACGCCGGCCTTGGCGGCGGCGGTGACGATCTCCATCGGCGAGAACGCGTGCACGTGCATCCCCGGCACCCGCGCCTTGATGCCCCGGACCAGGTCGGCGTAGACGGTCACCGGCAGCTTCGGGTCGATCCCGCCCTGGAGGCACACCTCGCTGGCGCCGGCCGCCCACGCCTCCTCGGCCCGGTCGGCGACCT
This window harbors:
- a CDS encoding aspartate aminotransferase family protein, whose protein sequence is MADATDHLWMHFTRMASYSAGEVPTIVRGEGAYVWDARGRRYLDGLAGLFVVNAGHGRAELAEAAAKQAGELAYFPLWSYAHPKAIELAERIAALAPGDLNRVFFTTGGSEAVEAAWKLARAYFKRTGKPNKHKVISRFLAYHGTSMGALSITGLPGIKSDFEPLVPGAVKVPNTNFYRAPEHGDSPEAFGRWAADEIGRAIEREGPDTVAAVFLEPVQNSGGCFPPPPGYFERVREICDAYDVLLVSDEVICSWGRLGEYFGAVRYGYQPDVITTAKGITSGYAPLGAMIASDRLMEPFLTETGMFAHGVTFGGHPVSCAVALANLEVFAREDLTGHVRANEAAFRATLEKLHDLPIVGDVRGDGYFYGIELVKDKTTRATFDEAESERLLRGFLSTALFSAGLYCRADDRGDPVVQLAPPLIAGQEQFDEIEQILRGVLTEAWSRL
- a CDS encoding DUF3499 domain-containing protein, with amino-acid sequence MRSPRRCSRNGCPRQAVATLTYVYNESTAVVGPLAAFAEPHTYDLCEPHARSLTAPRGWDVVRHEGEFEPPPPTTDDLVALAEAVREAARPVAPRPPEGKETPNSTPQTGRRGHLRVIPPNH
- a CDS encoding helix-turn-helix domain-containing protein is translated as MNEALRVAMAEKGETAESLAEKVDVDPKTAGRWLTAGRIPHPRTRLAVAEVLGRDAAELWPEPFRRRDLPWFRPWAELEQDAISIRSYQPLLVPGLLQTEGYARAVLATGGLLPAAEADEIVRGRLARQSVLARDAPPQLVAVIDEVVLRRRVGDRAVMAGQLAHLLAVAAQEHVQVRVIPAEAPWHTGLAGPFVLIRLPDGVETAYVDNQLRGQVVTESADIASLGARWESVAGEALPRRRSIELIREVATTWT
- a CDS encoding DUF397 domain-containing protein, producing the protein MDMTAARWHTATRSSNNGGDCVEVADNLPGQVFVRDSKDRAGGTLTFAPDAWRAFVGLTARQRA
- a CDS encoding WhiB family transcriptional regulator, which encodes MDGQLEVADLLGNAPEWQERALCSQTDPEAFFPEKGGSTREAKRICSRCEVKTECLEYALGHDERFGIWGGLSERERRKLKRRAA
- a CDS encoding Lrp/AsnC family transcriptional regulator, with the translated sequence MTNRQHDNGNGGRRVTVRGGTNHVLLDDVAKQIIEQLQEDGRRPYATIGKAVGLSEAAVRQRVQRLLDAGVMQIVAVTDPLQLGFPRQAMIGLRTDGDLEAVADRLAELEEVDYVVITAGSFDLLTEVVCRNDDHLLEILQRLRAVDGVLSTEAFVYLKLRKQTYTWGTA
- a CDS encoding metallopeptidase family protein — encoded protein: MTSPEHRRPGPGRRAHRDRHGRGLRGRLVPATVPLARTKAEIFDDLVLDTVETLERRFAKELAGVEFAVEDVPPDLNVYDSDVLEDGEVPLARLLPGRPGRQEVPPRIVLYRRPLEFRAMDREDLADLVHDVIIEQVANLLGVDPDELA